The DNA segment AGAGTCGCCAAAATGACAGAGACCAAAAGTAGAGTGAGGGTTTCCGGGGCTgagaggaggggacagggagCTGTTGCTGGAAAGGGACAGAGTTTCAGATTCCGAAGACGAAAAGGTCTGTGCACGGATGGTGGCGATGGCGGCACAGCATGTGAATGAGCTTAATGCCGCTGAGCTGTCactgaaaaatggttaagatggtgaaaaacaaaaacctcatagCTGCTCTTACCAAGATTCAGCTAATTTTCTtgactgaaaaacagaaaaccaaaaacagcTCTCCAAGGACTGCTGCAAGCTTCTGGTTTATTTCCAGAGTATAGAAAAAGTTGGCTCTGGCCGTTTGGGCCTGTTTTCTCGTTGCTATTACAACGGACAGTGTTTTCCGAGCTCCTCACTGCCGTTTTTGCTGAGGTCCTGGAATCTTAACTGGGATGGAGACACAGCAAATTCTGCTGCACAGACAGTCCTGTGTTTCTGGAAGCCGGACTGCTGAGCAGAGGAGGGAACGTTCATGTTTACAGCCAGATGGAGGCATATCTCCTCCCAGGCCTGCGGTCGGCGGCCGTGGAGGCCTCCTCCGTGAAGGTGAGGCTTGGCGAGAGCCCTGGCTCCCCTGGTCCTTCTGCAAGCCAGGCTTGCTCGCAGGGGCGACACCCACAGAGGCCAAGCCGGTGGCGAGGCCCCCACTGGGCCTCCCTGCACGAGCGCAGGGAACCGGGTGCTGCTGGGGGGCTCAGCTCACCCAGCACCCATCCTAGCGCCTCCCGGACCCAGGGTCCCCTGACCTGACTCAGGCCCCACCAATCTGAAGTGCTAAGAGCCCTGAACCCAGGATGGAgtgaggtgggaaggagggaaggagcgaGGTCTCTGGACAGGTGGGCAGCAGCTCACAGCTGCGTTCCTCAGACTCTGGGCTGCAGGACCCCCCAGGGCAAATCCCTGTCTGCTCGGGCAGACTTACTTCTCTGCAGGAGCCAAGACTGTAAACAAGGCAGGGCCGACCAGGCCTTCCGGGGGCCCTGTCAGGAGGGGCTCTCCCTGAGACGAGAAGAGGCCGGCCTGGAAAGAGCTCTCCAGATAGAAGGAGccgcagtgcaaaggccctggggcacaCGGGGAGGAGGTGCTGGGACAGGAGTGAGGGCGGGCAGGCAAGGGGCCAGCAGGGCGCTGGGAGGGCTCAGCCTCGGGGATGGGAAGCCCCTGTGTGCGGGCTGTGGCGTCTGGCAGGAACTTGGCCCTCGGTCAACGTCTGGAGTGGGGACAGAGCAGCAAACAAAACGCGTGCCTGTCAGCCGGCCAGTCCCTGAGGAGCCGGACTCCACGCCAGGTCTAGGTGCTCCCAGGGAGACGGGCGTCCCCACACCCAGGGCCCCGCCTGAAAGAGCCCTTGTTACTCCGGCCTCAAGAGCCCCTTGGCCAGAATACAAACGGAAGGTCCCTCGGGCCCCGTGGGTTCTGGGCCGTGGCAGGGCCCCGCCCCGGGGCACGGACACGACCATTGCGTCCCCGGCATCCCGTGTGCCTAGCCCGTCCTCAGCAGCTCACACAGGGACTTCTGCTAACTCCACGCCCCTCCGGGGCCAGTTGGGGCAGCCCAGACCCCGCCCCAAGTCCACCATGAGCAACACTCGGCTAGAAGACGCCTTTGAGAACCGCCAGGCCCTGGGAGGAGTGTCAGCGGCTCGCCCTGCGCTGGGCACTCGTTGGAGCTACAGCGGCCccggggtgggggtctggggtcGGGGTGCCCGCTGCGGCCATCGGAGTCGTGGGTGGGCGGGGGTTGCAGGCAGGCCTGGGAAGCGGGGCTTGGACAGGCCTCTGCCACTGGGGCAAGCGGGGAGGGGCAGCCGTCAGCAAGGGTGGAGTCTGCAGAGGCCTGGCCACAGCCCAGCCCTGAGCCTCGGTCCCCAGAAGCCACCTCGGGGTGACTGACCATAGACCGACGTACGGGAGGGGACCCCGGCCTCGGTGTCAGCCAAAGAACCAAGCAGTCGCCGAAGAACGGAATTCCACCCACAAAGGCACCCAGGTCCCCAGCCCCACAGCCTCGGGGAGCAGGGCTTCCGTCCGCTGGGGTCACTCCCGTGTCCCCAGCGCTGAGACCCGGCGGTGCTGGACATGTGTCTGCAGACGGATGACTCTACCCGATGGGGGGGCACCTGTGTGCAGAGGAGCCCGCTGTCCGTAGGGCCGTCAAGTGCTGCCCAGATGCCACCCCACCTGGTGCCCGTGAGGGACGGGGCACCGCGTCCTGGTTGGTGGAGGAGACCCAGCCCAGGCCAAGGGGCCGCAGGCCGCCGGCCCCCAagctgccctctgcacccctctctgtgtcccaagGACTCCACCACCAAAGGAAGTGCCTCCCTGTTCacccgcccccggcccctcccaggGGAGCCCTGAGCAAACTGAAGGTGCAGCCTTCAGTCCCCCGTGGCCGCACGTCGAGGTGGGGCCCCGGGAGGGCGGAGCTGTGGGTGCGAGGGGCTAGGAGGGGAGCCTCCTGTAAGACGGGGCGAGCCCTGAGGCCGCCCGCGGCCGCTGGACGGCGGGCCAGCGCCGCCCAAGCACGTCCTCACTTCCCGGCACGAAACGGCCCGGGCCGACCTCCCACCTTCTCTCCTCAAACCCGGATCGGCCACCTCTCCAAGGACAGGGTGTGAGCGAAGACACCCCTGCCCGTTCTGCCCGGCTCGCGAGGGTGTGGGGACGTCCCCAGAGGCCACGTGGCACACCCACGCGCGACGAGCCTTCCGAGCCCCGGCTGCACCCCTGCATGGCTGGCCTCTCTGCGAGGACGGCGACGGGCAGGACACGCCCCTCGGAGCGACCGCGGGGCGGCAGGGACCCTCCCACGCCTCCCAGGAGGCCAGGCGGAAAAAGAGCTGCACTCCTCGCTTTTTTCAcagggtttttctttttgaaaaggaGTTGTTTTCCGTAAAGCATTGCTATTTATGTCAACGTGCaataggtttatttttgttgtttttaagtgaATTGATAAGCGTTCCGAGCATTTCCATTAGGATCTCAAACACGGTGAGGTTGATGGATGTCACCCACACGAACAGAAGCTCCTTGTGGGTCTCCGTGACTTTTCAGAGCGTAAGGGGTCCCGAGACCAAAGTGTTTGAGAACCGTTGCGCTGGCTCTGTCGGGAGCCTCaggacccgcagcctgaacgccgCGTTCACAGCCGCTTCCCCGCGGCTGTGTTGTTCACTTGAAATACAGGTTcgatcatttgtttttgtttgccgTCTGTTCTTGtggattctgtttatttttctctcttttttggaaTGTGTAAAACATTAAGGTGGTTTCAAAACTCCGAATGCTTCATTTTAAGCTTTAAAGCTCCCGGGGTGGTTCTTACAAGGCAGACCATCCCACTACCTTGTCCTTCCCGGCTCCCAGGCCCCATGATGAGGGTTCTGGAAATGTTCTCCTGACAGTGAGCAGAGATAAGAATCTGCTGGCAGTTTCTTCCATATGCCAGGCATCCTTGGAGCTCTTCCCCATGAGGGAAGTTGGGGGGCCTGGGGTCACCTCCTGGCGCTTGGGGAAGGTGGCCTCATGGTTCCGACTCCCCTCGGGGGGGACGGTCCACTGCCCTGGCCACGGTGTGGACAGCATGGCTGCTCCATGCAGCTCTGTACGCGGGAAGGAGGCAGCTGTGTCCactgaacccagggcccctgctttCCCGCCCGTCCCCAGTGCTCGGACAGACGGACAGGTATCAGGCCTGACCATGGCCCAGACGTCCCACCCTGCCCTGAGGGCAGTGCACGCTGGCGGCCCTGGCCCAGCTCTCTTCCCAGCAGCTGGCTTTGGCACCCCCTCCGGGGAGACACCAGGGAGGGCCTGATGGGAACGGAGAGaactggggggagaggggggtgggCGGGAGGGAAAGACAAAGGAAGGGGTGCGGCGAGTGGCCGGCGCCCAAGGGGAGTGACCTCAGCGCTGGAGCAGCATCTGCTCGGCGTCAGAGCGGGCGGGTGGCCAGGCCAGCTCCAGCACTGAggtccctttctctccctctcccccgcgTGCTATCTGCTGCTCCGCTCGCTCTCCGGCGGTCGCGGTGGAGGATCTGGGGCCTCATTGGCCGGCTGGGTGCCATCTGCAGCATAAATTGGAGCTCTGGGCTCTTGCTGGGACCTTCGGCTGCCCACAGCCTCGGGTCGCTCTTGCTGGGTAAGTACTGTGTGCGCTGGCCTCCTGGCGCTGCCCCCGCCCAGAAACCCGCAGCACCCCAAGAGGGAGGCCCATCTAGTCAGGGGCACGGCGACCCTCCTGGTTCCCGGGGTTCCCTCAGACGGCAGAGCCAGAGGTGTGTCCCTCGGGAAAGCCGCAGGGCGCTGAGCTGGCTGTGAGCTCCATGCCAGGTGTAACCGGCCAGGCGCCCTGGGTTCCTGTAACCCAACACAGCTTGGCTTTCCAGCCATGGCGTCAGGCCCAGCCAGAGCCTGGAGGGGGAACGTGGAGGGAGGTGCCCGGCATCCTCGGGGGCCTGTAACCAGGGGCCGTGCGCAGGGCATCGGGGACCAGCGGTGCAGCATGTGCCCCCCCCTTCTCATAGGTGATGGGAAGCCCAAGTCCGGCTGCCGCCTGGGGTGGAGCCCTCTGGGCCCTCCTGGCCACCCTTGGCTGCTCGGCCGGCCAGCCGCTGGGGGGAGAGGCCATGTGCACGGCCCAGCCCCTGGCCAAGTACAGCATCACCTTCACGGGCAAGTGGACACAGGCATCCTTCCCCAAGCAGTACCCGATGTTCCGCCCGCCCGCGCAGTGGTCACCCCTGCTGGGTGAGTGCAGCCCCTGCCGTCCCGTGCCCGGTGGGCCTGGCGGTGACCCCCACTGCCTAGGAGGGGGCGGTCACCCAACCGTGGCCCCGCACTTCACAGTGTGGAGGGGACCTCACCCAGTTCGCTCCAGTGCAGGAGGTACTggctgagtgcctactgtgtgccggcAGCAGTGTCCCGGGCTTCGGGGCCGCGGCGGGGCAGGGTGGCCTGGGTCACGGGAAGGGCCAGCCGGTTGCCCGTTCCACCAGCCAGGTGCCGGGCGGTGGGAGGCCAGCTGTGGGACATCCGGCGCAGCTGCACGGGGGGAGGGGCGGTGTCCAGGGGTGATGCTCACACGGGTGGGTGGGGCCCAGGGGCAGTGCACAGCCCCGACTACAGCCTGTGGAGGAAGGGCCAGTATGCGAGCAACGGGCTGAGGGAGTTCGCGGAGCGCGGCGAGGCCTGGGCGCTGATGCGGGAGATGGAAGCCGCCGGGGAGAAGCTGCAGAGCGTGCACAGCGTGTTCTCGGCCCCAGCCGTACCCAGCGGCACCGGGCAGACGTCCGCGCAGCTTGAGGCCCACTCCAGGCACTCGCTCGTGAGTGGCGCGGCGTGGACGTCGGGCGGGCGGGCAGGAGCGGGGCGCGGGGGCTGCCGCTGAGCCCTCGGCCCCCAGGTGTCCTTTGTGGTCCGCATCGTCCCCAGCCCCGACTGGTTCGTGGGCGTCGAGAGCATGGACCTGTGTGACGGGGGCCGCTGGAGGGAGCAGGTGGCGGTGGACCTCCATCCCTACGACGCCGGGACCGACAGCGGCTTCACCTTCTCATCCCCCAAGTTCGCAACCGTCCCGCAGGACACGGTGACGGAGGTGAGGGGACGGCGGCGCTCCCGGGGAGGACAGCCGaggcctgggggcggggctggcccCTCCTGACCCATCTCCGGGCCGGGCCCCTCTTCCAGATCACGGCCTCCTCTCCCAGCCACCCCGTGAACTCCTTCTACTACCCGCGCCTGAAGTCCTTGCCTCCCATCGCTACGGTGACCCTGACCCTGGCGCGGCTCCTGCACAGCCCCAGGGCCTTCCCGCCCGCCCTGGACCTGGGGGTCGGGGGCAACGAGGTCGCCAACAGCCTGCCAGGTGAGCCCAGCTCCCACCCCTCCGAGGCACCCAcggccaccccccgcccccgcttcaCACGCGTGACCCTGGGTTGCAGGCGCTCGGGCTGCCGGGCAGCCGCGACGCTCACCACTTGCTCAGACATCACCTGGTCCTGAGCTCCGCTCCAGCTCTTACCTCCCACCCTTAGAATAACCCTCGAAAGTCAGCGCCCGCCCCAGAGGGAACGCCTGGGGAGTGACACCCGCTGATCCCAGAGGCaaccccgcccccggcccgcgTGCGCCCCGCCCCCAGGGGCCTGGGCCCGCCCCACGCAGAGCACCGTCGCCAGGCCACAGAGCCGGGTTGGGTGGCCGCGTGCAGTGTGAGGACGGGGCAAACCGGGAGAGGCCGCCGCGGCTCAGAGGGCGGGGCAGCGCCGTTGGGGCTGCGTGAACCCCGCGTCTCTGAGCGACTTCAGAAGCAGGATGGGAGCATTTGGTTGGGGACGCTGGTTCTGAGAGATTTGGGATTCGGTTCATTCAACTCCAAACCGAAGAGTTAACTCTTGCCCAGCATTTTCGGCCGAAAGCCTTTCACACTTCTACAGCCCAGGAGTGAGTCGGAgaggcccccggccccgcccggtGTCCCAGCCGACCCCTGTGTGCCCTCCCGGCAGCGGGGCGGTGGGGGCGGTGCTGCCCGCAGGGGAGGGCCGAGCGGTGCGCCGGTGCCGGGCGAGCGAGGGGGCCGCGCCCCCAGTGTGCCAGCCTCCCGAAGGGTCGGCGCCTGGAACAGCAGAGCAGGCGGTGGAGGCCCTGCCGGTCTGTGCCCACGTCAGAGAACGTTTCACGACAGGGTCTCCGCcggccccccgccctcccccgccttacccccctccccccgccctcccccctccccccaccccggagAGCGGGGGCCCAGACGGCGTCGGGCTCTCGGGGCGGAAACCTTCACCCAGTGGCTGGGGGTGGCTTTTCGGGGGTGTGCTTGGTGGCGTCGCCCTGGAGGCCGCTGGAGAGCGCGCTGATAGAGTCAGTTTCCTGGCCAAGTTCGGAGGCGGTCTCGGGCGAGGGCCCCCTTCCTCCCCCGCAGCCCCGGCGCGCTCACCGTCCTCTTTGCGCCCCCAGCTCCGGAGACGCCGCTGGACTGCGAGGTGTCGCTGTGGTCGTCCTGGGGGCTGTGCGCAGGCCCGTGCGGGCGGCCCGGGGCCAAGAGCAGGACGCGCTATGTCCATTCGCGGCCCGCCAACCACGGGGCGCCCTGCCCGGCGCTGGAGGAGGAGGCCCCTTGCGTCCCCGACAACTGCGTCTGACCCCGGGGCCTCTGAGCCCCCTGAGCCCCGCCGCCGGCGACCTCCGCGCAGAGACTGGCCCCCGGCCCGGCGGCCGCGCTGCACGAGAGCCACAGCCCGGCCGTGAAATACCTCAGACCTGGTCGCCAGGCAGCTGACCTGGTCGCCAGGCAGCTGCCCGGGCCGCCGGGTCACCGGCGCGAGACCAACACCTGCCTCGTCGCGTTCCCATCCCAGCTCTTGAATAAAGACCAGCGTCTCCTGACACCCGGTGCTGTGGTCTGTGTCCTGGGCGGGCGCCGGGTGAAGGCGGGGCCGGCAGATGGGCCACCAGACTTCCCTGAGGAGCAGGTGTCACCCTGCGGGGAGGAGCCGGTGGACCACCGCACCGCACTCGGCTCACACACGGCACACACGGCACACAGGGCACACGGCACACAGCGCACAGGGCACACACAGGGCACACACAGGACACACACGGCACACACACGGCGCACAGGGCACACACGCGGCACACACACGGCGCACAGGGCACACAGGGCACACGGCGCACAGGGCACACACAGGACACACGCGGCACACACATGGCGCACAGGGGGAACTCAGGACCAGCAGTGCCACCCCCCCAGGCCTCTGACCATCCAGGCCCCCGGCCTCGCAGGGGGGCCCTGAGGCCTCACTCTGGACCTGCCCTAACCCTTGTCTGAGGTCGGGGTTCACAACCTCGTCCTGCTGCCGTGGACCCCGGCTGGTCCCTCAGGGGACGGCCTGCTCCCTCGACGCCCCCAGACCACTCTTCCTCCTGCTTGGCCCCCTTAGGCGCTGACCCCACGGCCGCCCGGCGCCACGGCCCCTGCCCGCCTCAGCCTGCTCCGGCGGTTCTCGGGCCCTTTCTCGCCCACGTGGAGCCCCACTCGCCCACCCTCTCCATTCCCTTAGGCCACCTCGTTCCCCTGAAGGTTGTTCCGGGCGGCCCTCGGGGCTCCCCGCAGCCTCGGTGACCCCTCGAGTCAGCACAGGTGACCCTCCGCGTCCCGTGCAAGCGGCTTGCTCGGCCCCCCCCAGCCCGGCGCACCTGCCGTGCGGTCCCCGTCATCAGCCCCCCCCGTGCCCCCTGTCCCTCTGCCTCAGCAGACGCGCCCCTCCTTCCACCCGAGGACACAGTTCTCTGGGGCCGCCCCCGCCGGGTGCAGACGCCCTGGAAGGGGCTCCCACGTTTCGGCCAGCGCTACCCCTCCCCGCAGCCGCCCCCGTCCCCACGCTGTCCAGGGCCCTGTCTGCCCATCCCTGCACCTGGGGGCCCGTGACTTGGCTCCTGTTCCTTGCCCTGCATGCCCCTTGACCCCCAGGCCCCCGCCCCATCCCCCCACGGGCCTCTCTGTCTCCTCTGATGGCGCCCCTCTCCTCCCTGACACCCCTCCCCAGGAGCTCGACCTCGGACCCCCCCACCCATCCTCTCCACAACAGATTTCTATCCCCCACGGTCACCTTGACCCTTGacctcagggaggaaggagtgaaAGCAGCCACCCCCAGTCAGGGCTGGAAGCCCAGCGGAAGCCCTGCTCGACAGACGGCACGCGTGTTTGGAGGAGCCTCAGGTGCCTGAGGTTCCTGGCGGACGTGCTCCGTGGACATATGGGCTCAGGCACAGCGCTCCCCGATGGGGGTGCCAGCCCACACCCCACCAGGCACCGCACCCACATCCCGCATCCCTGGCTCCCTGCATGTCCCTGGAGCGCCACCGGGGCCAGATTCCTGTGAGTCCAGGGGCATAGATGTTCCTGCCCCGGGGCAGCAGCTGCCCCGCAGGCACCGAGCAAGTGGCCCTGGggtgcagggcaggggcagggtgacTTCGAGTGACTGAGAAGCTTGACTTGCTTCCTCTATTTGGCAGCAGTCCTGACACTGAGTACTAGACAGAGGAGTTGGCCTTGCTTTGCAGAGGGCGGCCACTGGCGAGCAGTGGTGCAGGAGCCAGACTCCAGCCTGAACAGCCCCTTTGACCTCTGAACACTCTGCCTGGTGTCTGAGGCGCTCGCAGCGGTAGCCCCAGCATGGGAACCAGCACACAGTCGGCCCTGCGAGAGCACAGCCTCCAGCACGGGGCTCTGCACAGAGAACACGATTCCCGAACGCACCCTGACGTTCGCCGGGGCTTGCGCTCTGAGACCACAGCAAAGGTCTGAAAACCCCAATTAACatcctgaggcacagagaagaaataagcagaaataagaaataagcaCAGAGAAGAAATAAGCATAGGTGCTCCCTGCAAGACCCCACTGTGGACTCCGGACTCAAAATCCCTACCTTGACATGAACTCAAATCAAACCCACAGAACACGGGAAAATGACACCCCTAAATTGGAGGAGACATCAAGCTCCAAAATCAGACCACAAAGCCACTGACATTGGGATGATCACGTGTGAGATGCAGTGAAGCAGGTTGACTGTGTCATCCACACCTGAGCTCAAAACGCAAGTGCACCACTGAACCGAGCGTGTAACACAATTACAGATTTAAGCCTGAATCAATGGGCTAAACGCTCCAGTCCAATGAGAGACTGTAGGCTGGACTCACAAACCATGTGCCATTTACAGGACAGGGGACACCCTGTGAGAACACTGAAAGGCTGGGGAAAGACAGTAGGGGGCACCCCACCCCCTGTCCACCTCCCCCTCCTTCTGGGGCACAGGCTTGGGTGGGGCCTTGGGGGGAGGGCGCGTGTCGTCTTTGGGGCCAGAACATCTACTGCCCACGTGGGAGTACAAGTCAACATGGAGGTGCGTCTGCAGAAGACTCCCGGGCCGGCACCCGGAGGACGGCACCCTGGAGAGTGCCCGGGGCTCAGCGCCGACTCAGAAGCCAGTTTGGTGCGTTCAGGAACGAGATGTGAAGGGAGCCCATGATGAAAGTAAGCCTGTAAAGGAGTCCTGCCTTAGGTGATGCCCAGGCTCTGATGAAGAGGGGCTGGGACAgcgttgctgctgctgctgctgatggtggtgttgctgctggtggtggtggcggaggtgatgctgatggtggtggtagtggtggtggtgttggtactggtggtggtggcggaggtgatgttgatggtggtggtggtggtggtgttggtgctggtggtggtggcggaGGTGATAttgatggtggtagtggtggtggtgttggtgctggtggtggtggcagaggtgatgttgatggtggtggtggtagtggtggtggtgttggtaCTGGTGGTGGTGGCCGAGGTGATGttgatggtggtagtggtggtggtgatgcagGTGGCGGTGCTGATGGTACAAGATGCTGTTTCAGGAAGGTGGTTGGGGACGCCCTCCTGACAAGCCCCTCCAAGCAGAGctctgaaggaaggagggaaagcctTGCAGAGAGATGGCGATGTGCGTCCGGGCAGAGGAAGAGCGAGAGCCAGAGGACACAGCCAGGGGGCCTGTGTGGCCCGCACAGGAAGTGGGGCTGGCCCGGCAGGAGGCCGGGGCAGACGGGCCGTGAGCTTCTGTTCCTGGTGAGGTGAAGAGTGGATGGCATGTCACAGGAGGCTTTGAGTAGAGAAATCACTCATCAGTGCATGTTATAAATGGTCATCTGGTCATTTTGAGAGCAGAGTGTAGGGGggcaaaggcagaaaaagagagagttaGGGGCCACTGCACTAACCCAGAGAAGAGGGAGGTTTGGGCCGCAAGGATATGGTGGAAGTGGTTGCTAGTTAATGAATTCCAGGCTTACTTTGATGTAAAGGGAATAACGGTACTCACAGACCAGAGGCTAACAGTACGTCCCCCAGTCGGCTACGTCGGCCCATCCTACCTCCGAGCATTAAGTTCCGGAAGGTCTTGGCCTGGCTGGGTCGGCCCAGGGATGGGGGGACCAGTGCGGACAGGCTCCCTCCTGAGGCTCCAAGGGGCTCTGCAATGCATCACACGTCAAACAGATGAGGGACACTGGGCCAAGCCAAGTGATCCCAGCATCTATGCTAATGCCTGAAGGCCCCTCACACGGGCTAGAAATGCGTCTGCTGGGATTTCAGGGGGCTGCTGGCTGGGCCCCGTGGGTGGCCGGACACAGAGCCAGCCCATTGCAAAGGAGGCAGCAGTGGTCAGAATGTCCActgctggggaaggaaggggagatcATGAGAAAGCAAGCAGGTAGCGGGGATGGGGCAAGCAGTTGGTGGCATggggggaggaaggcagagggtaGGACATTGAGGAGTGACAGGAGGGGTCTTCCTGGCAGAGGTGGCGGGCTGAAAACTCACGTCTAACTCTATTCCCACCCAAACCCCACTGTTTAGATGGCATAACCCAGATGCCTGCCTTGGGTGTGCTAGGCGTGCTCATACACCCTGAGGAGACTTCTTTCACCACCACTGTACAACTAGACCCCGCACTCTGGATGGAAACACCACTTGAGACACTCCCCTCTTCATAAGAGGTAGGAGAGAAGTGTCACCTCCTCGTCCACttctacaaagaagaaaactgaacgGGGCCTGGAGCCAAGAGGAGCTGGGGTTACGTAAGCGCATGAGCGGCAGGGTGAGGGCTCCCCGAGGGCTGCGGCTGAGCTTAGGTCAGTGGCAGGATGGGGAAGAGAACCAGTCTCCTGCACCCAGTTCAGCCCTCAAGGTCAGCAGCAGCCCCTCGAATAAGGGAAGAGCAGAAATTAATCTCTCTGTAGAAAGCTTTCCCAACTCCCACCAATCAAAACCAAGCAATGAGTGCAACACAAAAATCACcaattagacaagaaaacaaGTCACTAAAATTGAAGGTCAGCAGAAAAAGACCCAAGATCACAGATATGAAATTgtcagaaataaaatacagagaacaatgacaacaaaaaaatgaCCAATCAACACGGGATAATtagaaacaaacagataaatcTGGAAAGAAAAACTGTGTGGAATGACAAGTCCTCAGTGGGTTGAAGAGCTGAGCCAGGCATAGCTGGagaaagaattagtgaactggaagatataTCACCCAGAGTGCAGCACATAGggacaaagagatggaaatattcaaaaagatacagcatataaagttataaaatgttttaagttaaatACTCTGAAGGATATACTAGGGATAATGGAGAAGaggtaatatttaaagaaaaaacagtacAAAAGTTACAGaactggctaaaataaaaaacacctttTAGACCACATGCTTTCGTATTTAAGAACCAGTGCTGTTCTGTCCAACGGACACAGGAACCAAGAGAcagggaagatggcagagtaggaggcaCCTGTGAGGTGAGACTCCATCTCCCACCTGGACAACAACTGCAGGG comes from the Kogia breviceps isolate mKogBre1 chromosome 6, mKogBre1 haplotype 1, whole genome shotgun sequence genome and includes:
- the SPON2 gene encoding spondin-2 isoform X1 — protein: MGSPSPAAAWGGALWALLATLGCSAGQPLGGEAMCTAQPLAKYSITFTGKWTQASFPKQYPMFRPPAQWSPLLGAVHSPDYSLWRKGQYASNGLREFAERGEAWALMREMEAAGEKLQSVHSVFSAPAVPSGTGQTSAQLEAHSRHSLVSFVVRIVPSPDWFVGVESMDLCDGGRWREQVAVDLHPYDAGTDSGFTFSSPKFATVPQDTVTEITASSPSHPVNSFYYPRLKSLPPIATVTLTLARLLHSPRAFPPALDLGVGGNEVANSLPAPETPLDCEVSLWSSWGLCAGPCGRPGAKSRTRYVHSRPANHGAPCPALEEEAPCVPDNCV
- the SPON2 gene encoding spondin-2 isoform X2, with translation MGSPSPAAAWGGALWALLATLGCSAGQPLGGEAMCTAQPLAKYSITFTGKWTQASFPKQYPMFRPPAQWSPLLVHSPDYSLWRKGQYASNGLREFAERGEAWALMREMEAAGEKLQSVHSVFSAPAVPSGTGQTSAQLEAHSRHSLVSFVVRIVPSPDWFVGVESMDLCDGGRWREQVAVDLHPYDAGTDSGFTFSSPKFATVPQDTVTEITASSPSHPVNSFYYPRLKSLPPIATVTLTLARLLHSPRAFPPALDLGVGGNEVANSLPAPETPLDCEVSLWSSWGLCAGPCGRPGAKSRTRYVHSRPANHGAPCPALEEEAPCVPDNCV